Proteins encoded together in one Bacteroides zoogleoformans window:
- a CDS encoding NAD(P)/FAD-dependent oxidoreductase: MIQEYPLRVPPEVAANEQRLKHYLVHEKGLDARDITATRILKRSIDARQRTVFVNLHVRVYLNELPQEDEFENVVYPHVADKPQVVVVGAGPAGLFAALRLIELGLRPIVVERGKDVRERKKDLAAIGREQCVNPESNYSFGEGGAGAYSDGKLYTRSKKRGSVDKILNVFCRHGASTSILIDAHPHIGTDKLPRVIENMRNTILACGGEVHFETRMDALIIGGDEVKGIETSTGHTFLGPVILATGHSARDVYRWLAANRVEIEPKGIAVGVRLEHPAALIDRIQYHSREGRGKYLPAAEYNFVTQVDGRGVYSFCMCPGGFIVPAASGPQQIVVNGMSPSNRGSRWSNSGMVVELRPEDLDDKSLNLCSDNTADNPLPHFSSQLGMMYFQENLERLCWQQGNMQQTAPAQRMEDFTRKKLSYDLPKSSYAPGLVSSPLHFWLPPFISERLGQGFRLFGKYSRGFLTNDAVMIGVETRTSAPVRIIRDKETLQHVRLKGLFPCGEGAGYAGGIVSAGIDGERCAEAVKALLSGRA; encoded by the coding sequence ATGATACAAGAATACCCACTGCGCGTGCCGCCCGAAGTAGCCGCCAACGAACAACGACTGAAACACTATCTGGTGCACGAAAAAGGGCTGGACGCACGAGATATTACGGCGACACGCATCCTGAAGCGCAGCATCGACGCACGCCAACGCACGGTCTTCGTCAACCTGCACGTGCGTGTCTATCTGAACGAACTGCCGCAAGAAGACGAGTTTGAGAATGTCGTCTATCCCCATGTGGCCGACAAACCGCAGGTGGTCGTGGTAGGTGCCGGACCGGCAGGACTGTTCGCCGCCTTGCGCCTCATCGAACTTGGACTGCGCCCCATCGTCGTGGAGCGAGGCAAGGATGTGCGCGAACGCAAGAAAGACTTGGCCGCCATCGGCCGGGAACAGTGCGTAAACCCCGAGTCGAACTATAGCTTCGGAGAGGGAGGAGCAGGCGCTTACTCCGACGGCAAACTGTATACCCGCAGCAAGAAGCGGGGAAGTGTCGACAAGATTCTGAATGTATTCTGCCGGCACGGCGCATCGACCTCCATCTTGATAGACGCCCATCCGCACATCGGCACGGACAAGCTGCCGCGCGTCATCGAGAACATGCGGAACACCATCCTCGCATGTGGTGGCGAAGTGCACTTCGAGACGCGTATGGACGCCTTGATTATCGGGGGAGACGAGGTGAAAGGCATCGAAACAAGCACCGGCCATACCTTCCTCGGCCCGGTGATACTCGCCACGGGACATTCCGCCCGAGACGTGTACCGATGGCTTGCCGCCAACCGCGTGGAGATTGAGCCCAAAGGCATCGCCGTAGGTGTGCGCCTGGAACATCCTGCCGCACTGATAGACCGCATACAGTATCACAGCCGGGAGGGACGGGGCAAATACCTCCCAGCCGCCGAATACAACTTCGTCACTCAGGTGGACGGACGAGGAGTTTACAGCTTCTGCATGTGTCCCGGCGGCTTCATCGTGCCCGCTGCCAGCGGCCCGCAACAAATCGTGGTGAACGGCATGAGCCCCAGCAACCGCGGTTCGCGCTGGAGCAACTCGGGAATGGTGGTGGAGCTGCGTCCGGAAGACTTGGACGATAAAAGTCTGAACCTCTGTTCCGACAATACGGCCGACAACCCATTGCCCCACTTCTCCTCCCAATTAGGCATGATGTACTTTCAGGAGAACCTCGAGCGACTGTGCTGGCAACAAGGAAACATGCAGCAGACCGCCCCGGCGCAGCGCATGGAAGATTTTACAAGAAAAAAACTGAGCTACGACTTGCCGAAGTCCTCGTATGCGCCCGGCCTGGTATCTTCTCCCCTGCACTTCTGGCTGCCGCCCTTTATCTCGGAACGTCTGGGCCAAGGCTTCCGCCTCTTCGGCAAATACAGCCGGGGCTTCCTCACCAACGACGCCGTAATGATTGGAGTGGAGACCCGCACATCGGCACCGGTACGCATCATCAGAGACAAGGAGACGTTGCAGCATGTACGCCTCAAAGGACTGTTCCCCTGCGGAGAGGGAGCCGGATATGCCGGAGGCATCGTTTCGGCCGGTATCGACGGCGAACGGTGCGCCGAGGCGGTGAAAGCCCTGCTGTCGGGACGTGCGTAA
- the radA gene encoding DNA repair protein RadA has protein sequence MTKEKRVYVCSHCGQDSPKWVGKCPSCGEWNTYVEEVIRKEPVSKRPLSGIETAKAKPVTLDDITADEEPRIDLHDDELNRVLGGGLVQGSLVLIGGEPGIGKSTLVLQTILRIPDKRILYVSGEESARQLKLRADRLTANSADCLIVCETSLEQIYVHIKNTRPDLVIIDSIQTISTESLESSPGSIAQVRECSASILRFAKETHTAVILIGHINKEGSIAGPKVLEHIVDTVLQFEGDQHYMYRILRSIKNRFGSTAELGIYEMRQDGLRQVSNPSELLLTQDHEGMSGVAIASAIEGVRPFLIETQALVSSAVYGNPQRSATGFDIRRMNMLLAVLEKRVGFKLAQKDVFLNIAGGLKVNDPAIDLAVISAILSSNMDAAIEQGVCMAGEIGLSGEIRPVNRIEQRIGEAEKLGFKQFILPKYNMQGINTRKIRIELIPVRKVEEAFRTLFG, from the coding sequence ATGACGAAAGAAAAGAGAGTATATGTATGCAGCCACTGCGGACAGGATTCGCCCAAGTGGGTAGGAAAATGCCCCTCGTGCGGAGAGTGGAACACGTATGTGGAAGAGGTGATACGCAAAGAGCCGGTAAGCAAACGTCCCCTCTCGGGCATAGAGACCGCCAAGGCAAAGCCCGTGACGCTGGACGACATCACGGCCGATGAAGAGCCGCGCATAGACCTGCACGACGACGAACTGAACCGCGTGTTGGGCGGCGGCCTGGTGCAAGGCTCATTGGTGCTGATTGGCGGCGAACCGGGCATCGGCAAATCCACGCTCGTGCTGCAAACCATCCTCCGCATTCCGGACAAGCGCATCCTCTACGTCTCGGGCGAAGAGAGTGCCCGGCAGCTGAAACTCCGTGCCGACCGGCTGACCGCTAACTCCGCCGACTGCCTCATCGTGTGCGAGACGTCGCTGGAGCAGATTTACGTCCACATCAAGAACACACGCCCGGACCTCGTCATCATCGACTCCATACAGACCATCTCCACCGAATCTCTCGAATCATCGCCGGGAAGCATCGCCCAAGTGCGGGAGTGCTCCGCCTCCATCCTGCGGTTTGCCAAAGAAACGCATACAGCGGTCATCCTCATCGGGCACATCAACAAAGAGGGCAGCATAGCCGGCCCCAAGGTGCTGGAACATATCGTGGACACCGTGCTTCAGTTCGAGGGCGACCAACACTATATGTACCGCATTCTGCGAAGCATCAAGAACCGCTTCGGCAGCACGGCGGAACTGGGCATCTACGAGATGCGGCAGGACGGCCTGCGGCAGGTGAGCAACCCGTCCGAGCTGCTGCTGACCCAAGACCACGAGGGAATGAGCGGCGTGGCCATCGCTTCGGCCATAGAGGGTGTCAGGCCCTTCCTCATCGAGACGCAGGCGTTGGTCAGCAGTGCTGTGTATGGCAATCCGCAACGCTCGGCCACGGGATTCGACATCCGCCGCATGAACATGCTGCTGGCCGTGCTCGAGAAGCGCGTGGGATTCAAGCTGGCACAGAAAGACGTCTTCCTGAACATTGCAGGCGGACTGAAGGTGAACGACCCCGCCATCGACCTCGCCGTCATCAGCGCCATCCTCTCCAGCAACATGGACGCCGCCATCGAACAAGGCGTCTGCATGGCGGGCGAAATCGGGCTGTCGGGCGAAATCCGTCCGGTGAACCGCATCGAGCAGCGTATCGGCGAGGCGGAGAAGCTGGGCTTCAAGCAATTCATTCTGCCCAAATACAACATGCAGGGCATCAACACCCGGAAGATAAGAATAGAGCTGATACCGGTGCGGAAAGTGGAAGAGGCTTTCCGCACGCTGTTCGGCTGA
- a CDS encoding DUF4377 domain-containing protein, translating into MKKNKELSATLLILLCIFGLTGCINEEKEEERKVTHYEEQTVIVASKKLQGVISSCGTDFTTGVYAIRKENSRQWEQLSYVSGFEYESGYEYKIRISITSYLDYRMGDPAWTEYKLLELLAKEKRESTGLPATFVPEGYKPFSSAATPHALP; encoded by the coding sequence ATGAAAAAGAACAAGGAATTATCCGCTACGCTTCTGATTCTTCTCTGTATATTCGGCTTGACAGGCTGCATCAATGAGGAGAAAGAAGAAGAAAGGAAAGTGACCCATTACGAAGAACAGACTGTAATCGTTGCTTCAAAGAAGCTGCAAGGAGTCATCTCCTCATGCGGAACGGACTTTACCACAGGTGTATATGCCATCAGGAAAGAAAACTCCCGGCAATGGGAGCAACTGTCTTATGTTTCCGGTTTCGAGTACGAAAGCGGTTATGAATACAAAATCCGCATCAGCATAACAAGTTATTTGGACTATCGCATGGGCGACCCGGCATGGACGGAATATAAGCTTCTTGAGCTCCTTGCAAAGGAGAAAAGAGAATCGACGGGCTTGCCTGCAACATTCGTTCCGGAGGGATACAAACCGTTTTCTTCTGCCGCCACTCCGCATGCCCTGCCATAA
- a CDS encoding asparaginase — MTPDNTSVLLIYTGGTIGMIENVETGALENFNFEQLQKHIPELQRFMFRIGTYQFDPPMDSSDMDPDAWRKLVRVISDNYDRYSGFVILHGTDTMAYTASALSFMLEGLNKPVILTGSQLPIGVLRTDGKENLLTSIEIATACHPDGQPIVPEVSIFFENHLMRGNRTTKMNAENFNAFRSFNYPVLASVGIHIKYNNVQIRTNGRHHELKPHYLLDTNVAVLKLFPGIQENVIASVLATEGLRAVVLETYGSGNAPRKEWFLRRLRNASEQGIVIVNVTQCSAGTVEMERYETGYQLMQAGVVCGYDSTTESAVTKLMFLLGHDYPPAKVRELMGRPLAGEITV, encoded by the coding sequence ATGACTCCTGATAACACTTCCGTTTTACTAATATATACCGGCGGAACCATCGGAATGATAGAAAATGTGGAAACCGGTGCCTTGGAGAACTTCAACTTCGAGCAATTGCAGAAACATATTCCCGAACTCCAACGATTCATGTTTCGCATCGGCACCTATCAATTCGACCCGCCCATGGATTCTTCGGACATGGATCCTGATGCCTGGCGCAAGTTGGTACGCGTCATCAGCGACAACTACGACCGGTATAGCGGCTTCGTCATCCTGCACGGCACAGACACCATGGCCTACACCGCATCCGCTCTCAGCTTCATGCTCGAAGGGCTGAACAAACCCGTCATCCTGACCGGCTCTCAGTTGCCCATCGGCGTGTTGCGAACCGACGGCAAGGAGAACCTGCTGACCAGTATCGAAATAGCCACTGCCTGTCATCCTGACGGACAGCCCATCGTGCCCGAAGTGTCCATCTTCTTCGAAAACCACCTGATGCGCGGCAACCGTACCACCAAGATGAATGCCGAGAACTTCAACGCTTTCCGCTCGTTCAACTATCCGGTACTTGCCTCGGTGGGCATACATATTAAATATAATAATGTACAGATTCGCACGAACGGTCGCCATCATGAACTCAAACCCCACTATCTGCTCGACACCAACGTGGCCGTGCTGAAACTTTTCCCCGGCATTCAGGAGAACGTGATTGCCTCCGTGCTTGCCACGGAGGGACTGCGAGCCGTTGTCCTCGAGACCTACGGTTCGGGCAACGCTCCCCGCAAGGAGTGGTTCCTGCGTCGCCTGCGCAATGCCAGCGAACAAGGCATCGTCATCGTGAACGTCACCCAGTGCAGCGCCGGAACGGTAGAAATGGAACGGTACGAAACCGGCTATCAGCTGATGCAGGCAGGTGTGGTGTGCGGCTACGACAGCACCACCGAGTCCGCCGTGACCAAACTGATGTTTCTGCTGGGGCACGATTACCCGCCTGCCAAAGTGCGGGAATTGATGGGACGTCCGTTGGCGGGAGAAATTACGGTGTGA
- the thrA gene encoding bifunctional aspartate kinase/homoserine dehydrogenase I translates to MKVMKFGGTSVGSASSVLSVKRIVETVDEPVIVVVSALGGITDKLINTSKMAAAGDASYENEFREIVRRHVEMVNEVIPEGEVRVDLQRQIGGLLNELKDIFQGIYLIKDLSQKTSDTIVSYGERLSSIIVARLTGAEWYDSRRFIKTEKKHSKHVLDTDLTNELVRETFRTLPRRALVPGFISTDKATGEVTNLGRGGSDYTAAIIAAALDADCLEIWTDVDGFMTADPRVISGAYTIKELSYVEATELCNFGAKVVYPPTIYPVCHKNIPILVKNTFNPEGGGTVIRQEISNLQGKAIKGISSINDTSLITVQGLGMVGVIGVNYRIFKALAKNGISVFLVSQASSENSTSIGVRNADAGLACEVLNEEFAKEIEMGEISPIQAEKNLATVAIVGENMKHTPGIAGKLFGTLGRNGINVIACAQGASETNISFVVDSKLLRKSLNVIHDSFFLSEYQVLNLFICGIGTVGGHLIEQIHSQHSKLMHENGLQLNVVGIADAKRAMFSREGFDLGRFREELREKGKESSLETLRNEIIGMNIFNSVFVDCTASADVASLYKELLQHNVSVVAANKIAASSEYDNYRELKQIARQRGVKYLFETNVGAGLPIINTINDLIHSGDKILKIEAVLSGTLNYIFNKISADVPFSKTIRMAQEERYSEPDPRIDLSGKDVIRKLVILAREAGYRLEQSDVEKHLFVPDDFFEGSLDDFWKKVPSLDADFEARRRVLEAENKHWRFVAKLEDGKASVGLQEVAANHPFYGLEGSNNIILLTTERYKEYPMMIQGYGAGAGVTAAGVFADIMSIANV, encoded by the coding sequence ATGAAAGTAATGAAATTCGGCGGAACATCGGTCGGCTCCGCAAGCAGCGTTTTAAGTGTCAAGAGAATCGTAGAGACGGTGGATGAACCCGTCATTGTGGTGGTATCCGCCTTGGGAGGCATCACGGATAAACTGATAAATACCTCGAAGATGGCGGCAGCCGGTGACGCTTCCTACGAAAATGAGTTTCGCGAGATTGTACGCCGCCATGTGGAGATGGTCAACGAAGTGATTCCGGAGGGAGAGGTACGGGTGGACTTGCAGCGACAGATAGGCGGGCTGCTCAATGAGCTGAAGGATATTTTCCAAGGCATCTACCTCATCAAAGACCTCTCGCAGAAGACGTCCGACACGATTGTGAGCTACGGCGAGCGGCTGTCGTCCATCATCGTCGCCCGGCTGACGGGGGCGGAATGGTACGACTCACGGCGGTTCATCAAGACGGAGAAGAAGCACTCCAAGCATGTGCTGGATACCGACCTGACGAACGAGCTGGTGCGCGAGACATTCCGCACCCTGCCCCGCCGCGCATTGGTGCCCGGTTTTATCTCCACGGACAAGGCCACGGGCGAGGTGACCAACCTGGGAAGGGGCGGCTCGGACTATACGGCCGCCATCATCGCCGCCGCACTGGATGCCGACTGCCTGGAGATATGGACGGATGTGGACGGGTTCATGACGGCCGACCCGCGCGTCATTTCCGGTGCATATACCATCAAGGAGCTGAGTTATGTAGAGGCTACGGAACTTTGCAACTTCGGCGCAAAGGTGGTTTATCCGCCTACCATCTATCCGGTTTGCCATAAGAACATACCTATCCTGGTGAAGAATACGTTTAACCCCGAAGGTGGGGGAACCGTTATCCGACAAGAAATATCCAATCTGCAAGGCAAGGCCATCAAAGGCATCTCGTCCATCAACGACACGAGCCTGATTACGGTGCAAGGTCTCGGTATGGTGGGCGTCATCGGTGTCAATTACCGCATCTTCAAGGCGTTGGCCAAGAACGGCATCAGTGTGTTTCTGGTGTCGCAGGCTTCTTCGGAGAACTCCACTTCCATCGGTGTGCGCAATGCCGACGCCGGTTTGGCCTGCGAGGTGCTGAACGAAGAGTTCGCCAAAGAGATAGAGATGGGGGAGATTTCGCCCATTCAGGCGGAGAAGAACCTCGCCACGGTGGCCATCGTAGGCGAGAACATGAAGCATACGCCGGGCATCGCCGGCAAGCTGTTCGGCACGCTGGGACGCAACGGCATCAACGTGATAGCCTGCGCGCAGGGTGCCTCGGAGACAAACATCTCGTTTGTGGTGGACAGCAAGCTGCTGCGCAAATCGCTGAACGTCATCCACGACTCCTTCTTCTTGTCCGAGTATCAGGTGCTGAACCTCTTCATCTGCGGCATTGGCACGGTGGGCGGCCATCTGATAGAACAGATTCACAGCCAGCACAGTAAATTGATGCACGAGAACGGTCTGCAACTCAATGTGGTGGGCATTGCCGACGCCAAGAGGGCCATGTTCAGTCGCGAGGGCTTCGACTTGGGACGCTTCCGTGAAGAACTCCGCGAGAAGGGGAAAGAAAGCTCGTTGGAAACGTTACGCAATGAAATCATCGGCATGAACATCTTCAACTCCGTATTCGTGGACTGTACGGCAAGCGCTGACGTGGCTTCGCTTTATAAGGAACTGCTGCAACACAATGTGTCGGTGGTGGCGGCCAACAAGATTGCGGCTTCTTCGGAGTACGACAACTACCGTGAACTGAAACAGATTGCCCGCCAGCGCGGGGTGAAGTACCTGTTCGAGACGAATGTGGGGGCGGGACTTCCCATCATCAATACCATCAACGACCTTATCCACAGCGGCGACAAGATACTGAAGATTGAAGCGGTACTAAGCGGTACGTTGAACTATATCTTCAATAAAATCAGTGCTGATGTTCCTTTCAGCAAGACCATCCGGATGGCGCAGGAGGAACGCTATTCCGAGCCCGACCCGCGCATAGATCTGAGTGGTAAAGACGTGATCCGCAAACTGGTGATTCTGGCACGTGAGGCCGGATACCGACTGGAACAGAGCGATGTGGAGAAGCATCTCTTTGTGCCCGATGACTTCTTCGAAGGCTCTCTGGACGATTTCTGGAAGAAGGTGCCGAGCCTTGATGCCGACTTCGAAGCCCGCCGCCGGGTGTTGGAGGCAGAGAACAAGCATTGGCGTTTCGTGGCCAAGCTGGAAGACGGCAAAGCCTCGGTAGGCCTGCAGGAGGTGGCGGCCAACCATCCGTTCTACGGCTTGGAGGGAAGCAACAACATCATCTTGCTCACCACGGAGCGCTACAAAGAATATCCGATGATGATACAAGGCTACGGTGCCGGTGCAGGCGTCACGGCTGCCGGTGTGTTTGCCGATATCATGAGCATTGCGAACGTTTAA
- a CDS encoding cofactor-independent phosphoglycerate mutase, with product MKHMIILGDGMADWPIKALGNRTLLQAAETPYMDKLARMGRVGRLATVAEGFHPGSEVANMSVLGYNLPKVYEGRGPLEAASIGIDLQPGEMAMRCNLVCIAGDLIKNHSAGHISTEEADVLVKYLQEQLGDDRVRFYTGVQYRHLLVIKGGDKRIDCTPPHDVPLKPFRPLMVKPMEGAEPIAVPQGEAELTPRQTADLINDLILRSQELLRRHPVNKKRMTEGKDPANSIWPWSPGYRPKMERLSDKFPQVRRGAVISAVDLINGIGYYAGLRRISVEGATGLYDTNYENKVAAALDALKTDDFVYLHIEASDEAGHEGDVELKRLTIENLDRRVVGPIYEAVKDWRESVAISVLPDHPTPCELRTHTAEPVPFLIWYPGIEPDDVQTFDEVAACNGSYGLMKEDEFINEFFRE from the coding sequence ATGAAACACATGATTATATTGGGCGATGGCATGGCCGACTGGCCGATAAAGGCTTTGGGCAACCGGACGTTGTTGCAGGCCGCCGAAACGCCCTATATGGATAAGCTGGCGCGCATGGGGCGTGTAGGACGGTTAGCGACCGTTGCCGAAGGTTTCCATCCGGGCAGTGAAGTGGCCAACATGTCTGTGCTGGGGTATAACCTGCCGAAGGTGTACGAAGGTCGCGGTCCGCTCGAAGCGGCAAGTATCGGTATAGATTTGCAGCCCGGCGAGATGGCGATGCGCTGCAACCTTGTCTGCATAGCGGGAGACCTTATAAAGAACCATTCGGCCGGACACATCTCTACCGAAGAGGCGGATGTGCTGGTGAAATACCTGCAGGAACAGTTGGGCGATGACCGTGTGCGTTTCTATACGGGCGTGCAATACCGCCATCTGTTAGTGATAAAAGGAGGAGACAAACGCATTGACTGCACGCCGCCGCACGATGTTCCCTTAAAGCCTTTCCGCCCGCTGATGGTGAAACCGATGGAGGGTGCGGAGCCTATCGCGGTTCCCCAAGGCGAGGCAGAACTGACTCCCCGGCAGACAGCCGACCTGATAAACGATCTGATTCTGCGTTCGCAAGAGTTGCTCAGGCGGCATCCCGTGAACAAGAAACGCATGACCGAGGGCAAGGACCCGGCAAACAGTATATGGCCGTGGAGCCCCGGCTATCGTCCGAAGATGGAACGCCTTTCCGATAAATTTCCGCAAGTGAGGCGAGGGGCCGTGATTTCTGCCGTCGATTTGATTAACGGCATCGGCTACTATGCCGGACTGCGCAGAATCTCCGTGGAAGGGGCCACCGGACTCTACGATACCAACTATGAGAATAAGGTAGCCGCCGCTCTCGATGCTTTGAAAACGGACGACTTTGTCTATCTGCACATCGAGGCCAGCGATGAGGCCGGTCACGAAGGGGATGTTGAGTTGAAGCGGTTGACCATCGAGAATCTGGATCGCCGTGTTGTAGGCCCTATCTATGAGGCGGTGAAGGATTGGAGGGAGTCTGTTGCCATCTCCGTATTGCCCGACCATCCCACTCCCTGCGAACTCCGTACGCATACGGCCGAACCTGTTCCTTTCCTGATCTGGTATCCGGGCATCGAGCCGGATGACGTGCAGACTTTCGACGAGGTGGCTGCCTGCAACGGCAGTTACGGACTGATGAAAGAAGACGAGTTCATCAATGAGTTTTTCCGTGAGTGA
- the thrC gene encoding threonine synthase: MRYYSTNKQASETSLEEAVVRGLAADKGLFMPSTIQALPQEFYDNIDTLSFQEIACRVADAFFGEDVPADTLKQIVYDTLNFDVPLVQVTDGIYSLELFHGPTLAFKDVGGRFMARLLGYFIRKEGRKQVNVLVATSGDTGSAVANGFLGVEGIRVYVLYPKGKVSDIQEKQFTTLGRNITALEVDGTFDDCQALVKSAFMDKELNERLLLTSANSINVARFLPQAFYYFHAYAQLKRAGRADNIVICVPSGNFGNITAGLFGKRMGLPVKRFIASNNRNDIFYQYLQTGVYSPRPSIATIANAMDVGNPSNFARVLDLYGGSHAAISAEISGAAYTDEQIAETMKTVWKDYNYLLDPHGACGFRALSEGLLSGETGIFLETAHPAKFKDTVEKIIGETVAIPAKLQAFMQGEKRSLPMSKEFVDFKKYLLTVS, from the coding sequence ATGAGATATTACAGTACCAATAAACAGGCCTCCGAAACAAGTCTTGAAGAAGCCGTAGTGCGTGGACTTGCCGCCGATAAGGGGCTCTTCATGCCTTCTACCATCCAAGCATTGCCGCAAGAATTTTACGACAACATTGATACCCTTAGCTTTCAAGAAATAGCCTGTCGTGTGGCGGATGCGTTTTTCGGCGAAGACGTTCCTGCCGATACACTGAAGCAGATCGTCTATGACACGTTGAACTTCGACGTCCCTCTGGTGCAGGTGACGGACGGTATTTACTCCCTCGAGCTGTTTCATGGCCCGACGCTCGCCTTCAAGGATGTAGGCGGTCGGTTTATGGCTCGGCTGCTGGGCTATTTCATCCGGAAAGAGGGGCGGAAGCAAGTGAATGTATTGGTTGCCACTTCAGGCGATACGGGCAGTGCTGTGGCCAACGGCTTCCTCGGTGTGGAGGGCATCCGGGTGTATGTGCTCTATCCCAAGGGCAAAGTCAGCGACATTCAGGAAAAGCAGTTCACCACCTTGGGACGGAATATCACCGCCCTCGAAGTAGACGGAACGTTCGACGACTGCCAGGCATTGGTGAAATCGGCCTTTATGGATAAGGAACTCAACGAGCGGTTGCTGCTCACCAGCGCCAACTCCATCAACGTGGCGCGTTTCTTGCCACAAGCTTTCTATTATTTCCATGCCTATGCGCAGCTGAAACGTGCAGGCCGGGCGGACAACATCGTCATCTGTGTGCCCAGCGGAAATTTCGGAAACATCACCGCCGGACTTTTCGGCAAGCGCATGGGGTTGCCCGTGAAGCGTTTCATTGCCTCCAACAATCGCAATGACATCTTCTATCAATACCTGCAAACGGGTGTTTATAGTCCGCGCCCAAGCATAGCCACCATAGCCAATGCCATGGATGTGGGCAATCCGAGTAACTTTGCCCGTGTGCTCGACCTTTACGGAGGCAGTCATGCCGCCATCTCTGCCGAAATCAGTGGCGCCGCTTATACCGACGAACAGATTGCCGAAACCATGAAAACGGTTTGGAAAGACTACAATTACCTCCTCGACCCGCACGGCGCATGCGGTTTCCGTGCTTTGTCCGAAGGCCTTCTATCCGGCGAAACCGGCATCTTTCTGGAGACTGCCCATCCGGCGAAGTTCAAGGATACGGTGGAGAAAATCATCGGCGAAACGGTGGCCATACCGGCGAAACTTCAAGCCTTTATGCAGGGCGAGAAGCGGAGCCTGCCTATGTCGAAAGAGTTTGTCGACTTCAAGAAATATTTGTTAACGGTTAGTTAG
- the recO gene encoding DNA repair protein RecO, whose amino-acid sequence MLQKTLGIVLHTLKYKDTSLIVDVYTEAFGRASLLVPVPRSHKAMVKSVLFQPLALVDLEVELRPTSTIYKVREAKSHYPFSTLPYNPYKSAIAMFLSEFLYRAVREEAENRPLFAYLQHSVVWLDECRSGFANFHLVFLMRLSRFLGLYPNLEDYHPGDYFDLQNACFTSLRPQVHSNYIVPEEAARLTQLMRMNYETMHLFAMNREERIRCLVIMNEYYRLHLPDFPMLRSLEVLKELFD is encoded by the coding sequence ATGTTACAGAAAACGTTGGGGATTGTGTTACATACCCTGAAATACAAAGACACTTCACTCATAGTTGATGTCTATACAGAGGCTTTTGGCAGGGCTTCTTTATTGGTGCCTGTTCCCCGTTCGCACAAGGCGATGGTGAAATCGGTGCTTTTCCAGCCGTTGGCGTTGGTCGATTTGGAGGTTGAACTTCGTCCTACTTCCACGATATATAAGGTGAGAGAAGCGAAGTCGCATTATCCGTTCTCCACCTTGCCCTATAATCCTTACAAGTCGGCCATAGCCATGTTTTTATCGGAGTTTCTGTATCGTGCAGTTCGCGAAGAGGCCGAGAATCGACCCCTGTTTGCCTATTTACAGCATTCTGTTGTTTGGCTGGATGAATGCCGATCGGGGTTTGCTAATTTTCATCTGGTTTTCCTCATGCGTCTTTCCCGTTTTCTGGGGCTTTATCCCAATTTGGAGGATTATCATCCGGGCGACTATTTCGATTTGCAAAATGCCTGCTTCACGTCTTTACGGCCGCAGGTTCATTCCAATTATATCGTTCCTGAAGAGGCCGCCCGGCTGACACAGTTGATGCGGATGAATTATGAAACGATGCACCTCTTTGCCATGAATCGCGAGGAACGCATTCGTTGCCTGGTTATCATGAACGAGTATTACCGCTTGCATCTTCCTGATTTCCCGATGCTGAGATCACTCGAAGTGTTGAAAGAACTATTCGACTGA
- a CDS encoding DUF3836 domain-containing protein → METTVLFKAMAFAAMIMTTAMNMEVKAQEGNFITNEEVKNDLVMAKTIFKQEGSYLSKQFRYEFTYDEQNRLTGKQASKWDSVNEQWMPYYKMTYTYGTEEIIVDYARWNEKHRAYDKDVQRSRYELNDENMPVAQKIYRQDAATHEWTMVSFDKKDHTANGWA, encoded by the coding sequence ATGGAAACAACAGTTTTATTCAAAGCAATGGCATTCGCAGCAATGATTATGACAACTGCCATGAATATGGAAGTGAAAGCGCAAGAAGGCAATTTCATCACCAACGAAGAAGTAAAGAACGATCTGGTGATGGCCAAAACCATCTTCAAGCAAGAGGGAAGCTACCTCAGCAAACAGTTCCGCTATGAATTTACGTACGATGAGCAGAATCGTCTCACCGGCAAGCAAGCCAGCAAATGGGACAGCGTAAATGAGCAATGGATGCCCTATTATAAGATGACCTACACTTACGGCACCGAAGAAATCATCGTGGATTATGCTCGTTGGAATGAGAAACACCGCGCCTACGACAAAGATGTGCAAAGAAGCCGCTACGAACTGAACGATGAAAACATGCCGGTGGCACAGAAAATCTACCGGCAAGACGCAGCAACCCATGAATGGACCATGGTCAGCTTCGACAAGAAGGACCATACGGCTAACGGATGGGCATAA